From Litorilinea aerophila:
AACGGATTGGCGCCCACGGTTAGGGTGCGTAGCGCCCCCAGATCTTCCTTCCGCAAGGTCAGGTAGCGGGCATCGCCCACTGTGCAGACCCCTTCCACCCCCTCGTCGGTGAAAACATGCATCACGTGCAGCAGCTCCTCACTGCTGCCCAGCCCCCGGCGCCGCCATCGACGCCGCGCCCCCTGCTCCTCTTCCACCAGGTCAAACGGTCCCGTGTTGCCCGGCACAGAGAAGACCGATACGGCAATTTGGGTGATCTTCATCGCTTCCTCATCCTTCTGGTTGATTGCCTTTGGAATCGATGCGCCCTTTCGGTAGCTGGCTCTCCCCAGGTGCCTGGCCGAAAGGGCAGGTAAAACCGCGCCTTTTATCAGTACGGAATTCAGGCAGGTTATGCTATAGTCTGGAAACAGGCGTCGACCCGACACACCTGATAGTTCAGGCGTATACACCTTAGCAGCACCGGGAGGAACCCATGTACCACCACAGCTGGTGGCGCTACATTGCCTACGACGAATCGAAACCCCGGCCGCGGGTGGATCGGGCCTTGCTGAAACGGATTTTCGCCTACGCGCGCCCCCACGCCCGGTCCGTGCTCATCGTCCTGGTGACCATTGTCAGCATCTCCCTGCTGGAGCTGATCCCGCCCCTGCTGTACCGGGACCTGATCGACAACGTGTTGCCCAACCGCAACGTGGCCCGCCTCAACTGGCTGGCCGCCGGCATGCTGGGCATCCCGGTGCTCACGGGGCTGATCGGCGTGGTGCAGCGCTACTACAGCGCCCGGGCCGGCGAAGGCATCATCTACGACCTGCGCCAGCAGATGTACGAACATCTGCAGCAGATGTCCCTGCGCTTCTTCACCCACACCAAAGCCGGCGAGATCGTCTCCCGCTTCAACAACGACGTGGTGGGCGCCCAGAACGCCATCACCGGGACCATCCCCAACATCGTCACCAACACGGTGACCCTGGTCTCCACCCTGGCGGTGATGGCGACCATCGAGTGGCGGCTGGCGCTGCTCTCGGTGGCGGTGTTGCCCCTCTTCCTGCTGCCGGCCAAACGGGTAGCCCGCACCCTGCGTCGCATCCGACGCCAGGCCATGGAACACAACGCGGAGATGAGCAACATCGTCAGCGAGACCCTCTCCATCAACGGCGCGCTGCTGGTCAAGACCTTCGGCAGCCAGGCCCGGGAGCGGGAGCGTTTCAGCAAGACCAATGCCGCGGTGCGGGAGATCGGCGTGCGCCGGGCCCAGATCGGCCAGCTCTTCTTCATGGGCATGGGCATCGCCGGCTCCATCGGCGCGGCCCTCATCTACTGGGTGGGCGGCCATCTGGTGCTCAGCGGATCCATCAGCGTGGGCACCATCGTGGCCTTCGTGGCCTACCTCTTCCGGCTCTACGGGCCCATCTCCGCGCTGACCAACGTCCAGGTAGAATTTGCCCAGTCCATGGTGAGCTTCGAGCGGGTCTTCGAATACCTGGACATGCCCCTGGAGATCACCGAACGGCCCGGCGCCCGGCCCTTCCGCCAGGTGGCGGGCCACGTGGCCTTCGAACATGTCTGGTTTCAATACCCGCGAGTCCATCCCATGCAGAACGGGCAGAATGGGCTCCACGGCCCGGGAAATGGGGCGGACCTGGCGGCTGGTTCGGCCCAAAGCAGCGACGACGGCGCGCCCATCGCGCCGGTCCCCACCCGTCCCTGGGCCCTGGAGGACGTCTCCTTCGAAATTCGCCCGGGCCAGCTGGCCGCGCTGGTGGGCCCCAGCGGCGCGGGCAAGACCACCATCACCTATCTCCTACCCCGGCTCTATGACCCCACCCGGGGCCGCATCACCCTGGACGGCCGGGACCTGCGGGATGGGACGCTGGAGTCCCTGGCCGCCCAGATCGGCATGGTCACCCAGGAGACTTACCTCTTCCACGACACCATCCGGGCCAACCTGCTCTACGCCCGGCCGGACGCCACCCAGGCTGACCTGGAGCGGGCCTGCCGGGCCGCCCACATCCACGACCTGATCGTCTCCCTGCCGGAGGGCTACGACACGGTGGTGGGGGAACGGGGCTACCGGCTGAGCGGCGGCGAAAAGCAGCGACTGGCCATCGCCCGGGTGATCTTGAAGGATCCCCGCATCCTGGTGCTGGACGAGGCCACCTCCCACCTGGATTCCCAGAGCGAGGCCCTGATCCAGGCGGCGTTGGAGCCCCTCTTCCAGGGGCGCACCAGCCTGGTCATCGCCCACAGGCTCTCCACCATCCTGGCTGCAGACATCATCCTGGTGCTGGACCAGGGGCGGCTGGTGGAGCAGGGCACCCACCGGGAGCTGCTGGCCCGGGGCGGCCTCTACGCCCACCTGTACGAAACCCAGTTCCGCCAGGGGCAAGCGACGGCCCAGTCGTAAATTCATTGCAAGTACACGGAGCAAGTACACGGAAAG
This genomic window contains:
- a CDS encoding ABC transporter ATP-binding protein, with amino-acid sequence MYHHSWWRYIAYDESKPRPRVDRALLKRIFAYARPHARSVLIVLVTIVSISLLELIPPLLYRDLIDNVLPNRNVARLNWLAAGMLGIPVLTGLIGVVQRYYSARAGEGIIYDLRQQMYEHLQQMSLRFFTHTKAGEIVSRFNNDVVGAQNAITGTIPNIVTNTVTLVSTLAVMATIEWRLALLSVAVLPLFLLPAKRVARTLRRIRRQAMEHNAEMSNIVSETLSINGALLVKTFGSQARERERFSKTNAAVREIGVRRAQIGQLFFMGMGIAGSIGAALIYWVGGHLVLSGSISVGTIVAFVAYLFRLYGPISALTNVQVEFAQSMVSFERVFEYLDMPLEITERPGARPFRQVAGHVAFEHVWFQYPRVHPMQNGQNGLHGPGNGADLAAGSAQSSDDGAPIAPVPTRPWALEDVSFEIRPGQLAALVGPSGAGKTTITYLLPRLYDPTRGRITLDGRDLRDGTLESLAAQIGMVTQETYLFHDTIRANLLYARPDATQADLERACRAAHIHDLIVSLPEGYDTVVGERGYRLSGGEKQRLAIARVILKDPRILVLDEATSHLDSQSEALIQAALEPLFQGRTSLVIAHRLSTILAADIILVLDQGRLVEQGTHRELLARGGLYAHLYETQFRQGQATAQS